The proteins below are encoded in one region of Engystomops pustulosus chromosome 8, aEngPut4.maternal, whole genome shotgun sequence:
- the LOC140075759 gene encoding uncharacterized protein — protein MDTLASDLKGAWRQDLQKVQSDVSSLQERVDELESFRTEISSTILELQAATSTQESQQRHPAAQLDDLDNRNRRNNIRRGGLPEATHTPDLIPTLTGIFNSLLERQVDTPLGSDHDHRALRARSSDPSRPRDVICRIHYYAIKEQILQKARNKGEIDFDGAKITLFPDLSRRTLRQRAMLRPLLSLLQARNINYRWGFPFALHAKNGTKQATLIHPEDLPSFLEELNLPRISLPNWDDPFTDQDPRQNTRSLSWNQNSSIRFGTPRQQRQRERRMPSLERLQES, from the coding sequence ATGGATACATTAGCATCTGACCTAAAAGGCGCCTGGCGCCAAGACCTTCAAAAGGTCCAATCTGACGTATCATCCCTACAAGAAAGAGTAGACGAGCTGGAATCATTCAGAACAGAAATCTCCTCCACAATCCTGGAGCTACAAGCTGCTACTAGCACACAAGAAAGCCAACAGCGCCATCCAGCGGCCCAGCTAGACGATCTGGATAACAGAAACAGACGGAATAACATCCGTAGAGGAGGTCTACCAGAAGCAACTCATACACCTGATCTGATCCCCACACTCACAGGCATCTTCAATAGCCTCCTGGAACGGCAGGTCGATACTCCACTCGGATCTGACCACGATCACAGAGCTCTAAGAGCCAGAAGCTCGGATCCTTCTAGACCTCGAGATGTAATCTGCCGAATTCACTACTATGCCATTAAAGAACAAATCCTGCAAAAGGCACGCAACAAGGGGGAAATAGACTTTGATGGAGCAAAAATAACCCTTTTCCCAGATTTATCTCGGAGAACACTACGCCAGAGGGCCATGCTACGCCCACTACTCTCGCTCCTACAAGCCAGAAACATCAACTACAGGTGGGGGTTCCCCTTTGCTCTCCATGCCAAGAATGGCACCAAACAAGCAACACTAATCCATCCAGAGGATCTGCCAAGCTTCTTGGAAGAATTAAACCTACCACGCATATCCCTCCCCAACTGGGATGACCCTTTCACCGATCAAGATCCAAGACAGAATACAAGATCCCTGAGCTGGAACCAAAATTCCTCCATCAGATTCGGCACGCCACGACAGCAGAGACAAAGAGAACGAAGGATGCCATCATTAGAGAGACTTCAAGAAAGTTAA